One Paenibacillus sp. FSL H7-0737 DNA segment encodes these proteins:
- a CDS encoding erythromycin esterase family protein, which yields MQATKRLTGIISLGLAFSLLLSPVSASATAQEITGSKENIQEIKSLTSSDYKDLAFLKPILKDKTVISLGENFHRVAEYSSMKTRLIKYLHEELDFDVIAFESGLGDSFMTYDNAGTWTSQQMMERSIFPIWHSKETLNLFDYIKKKQGTNDPLYLAGYDMQFTSGYLTQFIAGWIAKVDKDQGENYFNFEMQAMTDFYKVLNQYGMDDSHPEAKAEIKKVKNAYEPKYKALIQFIQENKEQLAAAYPTNPRMVDIAVKTLEDRVKFIEMGMYDTKESYEFRDRIMADNVEWLMKVMYPGKKVILWAHNDHLAKNTSKIETKEQGKWINSFTSMGELLHKKLKDKVYVLGLYMNSGKASTITTQKIFDIQPMPKGSLEQLMMQSGYKIAFADLSKHKSPNKNNAWMFKPIYAAEDGMTSEIIMPMSMRFIPKEQYDGIIVFDKVKEPTTKL from the coding sequence ATGCAAGCAACGAAACGATTAACAGGTATCATTTCCCTGGGCCTAGCATTTTCACTATTACTATCGCCTGTGAGCGCCTCGGCGACCGCGCAGGAAATTACGGGGTCGAAGGAGAATATTCAAGAGATTAAATCTTTGACGTCATCGGACTATAAAGATTTAGCGTTTCTGAAGCCGATCTTGAAAGATAAGACGGTCATTAGCCTTGGCGAGAACTTTCACCGTGTCGCAGAATACAGCAGCATGAAGACAAGGTTGATCAAATATTTACACGAAGAGCTGGATTTTGACGTGATTGCATTTGAGTCGGGCCTTGGGGATTCATTCATGACGTACGATAATGCAGGAACATGGACATCGCAACAAATGATGGAACGTTCAATTTTTCCCATCTGGCATTCCAAGGAGACTCTGAATTTATTCGATTACATCAAGAAGAAGCAAGGGACGAACGATCCCTTATATCTAGCAGGTTATGACATGCAGTTCACATCAGGGTACTTAACGCAATTTATTGCCGGTTGGATTGCCAAGGTAGACAAGGATCAGGGCGAGAATTATTTCAACTTCGAAATGCAAGCGATGACGGATTTCTATAAGGTGCTCAACCAATATGGCATGGACGATAGTCATCCGGAGGCGAAAGCAGAAATCAAGAAGGTGAAGAATGCGTACGAACCGAAATACAAGGCGTTGATCCAATTCATCCAAGAGAACAAAGAACAACTTGCAGCCGCCTACCCTACGAACCCGCGGATGGTGGATATCGCTGTCAAGACGTTGGAGGATCGGGTCAAATTCATCGAGATGGGGATGTACGATACGAAGGAAAGCTATGAATTCCGTGATCGAATCATGGCTGACAACGTGGAGTGGTTAATGAAGGTGATGTATCCCGGCAAGAAAGTGATTTTATGGGCGCATAACGATCATCTGGCGAAGAATACGTCCAAAATCGAAACGAAAGAACAAGGGAAATGGATTAACAGCTTTACAAGTATGGGAGAATTGCTACATAAGAAGCTAAAGGATAAGGTCTACGTGTTGGGTCTGTACATGAACAGCGGTAAGGCGAGCACGATTACGACACAGAAGATCTTCGATATTCAGCCGATGCCGAAGGGGAGTCTGGAACAACTGATGATGCAGAGCGGTTATAAGATTGCGTTTGCGGATCTATCCAAGCACAAGTCTCCGAACAAAAATAATGCTTGGATGTTCAAACCGATCTATGCAGCCGAGGATGGCATGACGTCCGAGATCATTATGCCGATGTCGATGCGATTCATTCCAAAAGAGCAATATGACGGGATCATCGTCTTCGATAAAGTCAAAGAACCGACAACGAAGCTATAA
- a CDS encoding glycoside hydrolase family 35 protein, which translates to MSLLTWNDGQYFLDGQPYRIVSGAIHYFRVVPEYWKDRLLKLKACGFNTVETYVAWNMHEPKEGEFVFDGMADVVSFIELAGELGLHVIVRPSPFICAEWEFGGLPAWLLAYSELQLRCCDPLYLSKVDRYYDELIPRLVPLLSTHGGPILAVQVENEYGSYGNDSSYLRYMRNGLLSRGVDVLLFTSDGPTDEMLLGGTLEDVHATVNFGSCAEESFRKYREYRSEEPLMVMEYWNGWFDHWMEDHHVRDAEDVAGVLDDILTHGSSLNMYMFHGGTNFGFYNGANHIVAYEPTTTSYDYDAPLTEWGDTTTKFEAVRSVLGKHGFAPTCPLPEPIPKISYGKVALMERAELFTASNLEKLSEPVNSVCVQPMEKLGQSYGFILYSTYVQGPRTRQKLYIEGVRDRAQVFLDGQVLGVIERWNPQPLELSIPAGGAQLDILVENMGRINYGPLIRDPKGILDGVRIDNQLQYNWTIRTLPLEPGTLASLEYKEQTVEKQEAAAPSGLPGFYRGCFEAEEIGDTFLRFDGWNKGVAWINGFNLGRYWNAGPQRALYIPGPLLRKGRNKLVLLELHGCAETCEIELVNCPDLGRTSAVDDAVLNFVQEDNL; encoded by the coding sequence ATGAGCCTACTCACTTGGAACGACGGACAATATTTCCTGGACGGACAGCCTTACCGGATCGTATCGGGAGCCATTCATTATTTTCGGGTTGTGCCTGAATACTGGAAAGATCGGCTACTGAAATTGAAAGCCTGCGGATTCAATACCGTGGAGACCTATGTCGCCTGGAATATGCATGAACCCAAGGAAGGGGAGTTCGTATTTGATGGCATGGCCGATGTGGTCTCTTTTATTGAACTGGCCGGAGAGCTTGGGCTTCATGTTATTGTCAGACCGAGTCCATTCATTTGTGCCGAATGGGAATTCGGTGGTCTGCCGGCCTGGCTGCTGGCTTACAGTGAACTTCAGCTTCGCTGCTGTGATCCTCTTTATTTAAGCAAGGTGGACCGGTATTACGATGAGCTGATTCCTCGACTGGTTCCGCTACTGTCCACACATGGCGGGCCGATTCTGGCCGTCCAGGTAGAGAACGAATATGGCAGCTATGGCAATGACAGTAGTTACCTGAGATATATGCGTAATGGACTCCTCAGCAGAGGGGTTGATGTATTGCTCTTTACCTCCGACGGACCAACCGATGAAATGTTGCTCGGCGGAACACTGGAAGATGTGCATGCTACAGTTAATTTTGGCTCCTGTGCAGAGGAATCCTTCCGCAAATACCGGGAGTACCGATCTGAAGAGCCGCTGATGGTGATGGAATATTGGAACGGCTGGTTCGATCATTGGATGGAGGATCATCATGTGCGCGATGCCGAAGATGTAGCTGGCGTTCTGGATGATATCCTGACGCACGGCTCCTCACTCAATATGTACATGTTCCACGGCGGGACCAATTTTGGCTTCTATAATGGGGCGAATCATATCGTCGCCTACGAGCCGACGACTACAAGCTATGATTATGATGCCCCGCTCACGGAATGGGGAGATACGACGACGAAATTTGAAGCTGTTCGGTCGGTACTGGGCAAACACGGATTTGCACCGACTTGTCCGCTCCCTGAGCCGATTCCGAAGATCTCCTACGGGAAAGTTGCCTTGATGGAAAGAGCGGAACTATTCACAGCCTCCAATCTGGAGAAGTTATCCGAGCCGGTGAACAGTGTGTGTGTGCAGCCGATGGAAAAGCTCGGACAATCCTATGGTTTTATATTGTACAGCACTTATGTGCAGGGACCACGGACCAGGCAGAAGCTTTACATCGAGGGTGTGCGTGATCGGGCGCAGGTCTTCCTGGATGGACAGGTACTTGGGGTCATTGAACGCTGGAATCCGCAGCCACTTGAACTTTCCATTCCTGCCGGAGGAGCGCAGCTGGATATTCTCGTCGAGAATATGGGTCGGATTAATTATGGGCCGCTCATTCGTGATCCGAAAGGAATTCTGGACGGTGTTCGAATCGATAACCAGCTGCAATATAACTGGACGATCCGTACACTTCCGTTAGAACCGGGAACGCTGGCTTCACTTGAGTACAAGGAGCAGACGGTGGAGAAGCAAGAAGCTGCGGCACCTTCAGGTTTGCCCGGATTCTATCGGGGCTGCTTTGAGGCGGAGGAAATTGGCGATACTTTTCTACGGTTCGATGGATGGAATAAAGGGGTTGCCTGGATCAACGGATTTAATCTGGGCCGCTACTGGAACGCAGGACCGCAAAGGGCCCTATACATCCCCGGTCCATTGCTGCGCAAAGGTCGTAATAAACTGGTTCTTTTGGAACTGCACGGCTGTGCGGAGACTTGCGAAATTGAGCTTGTGAATTGCCCTGATCTGGGAAGAACTTCGGCCGTCGACGATGCCGTGCTGAATTTTGTGCAGGAAGATAACTTGTAG
- a CDS encoding alpha-N-arabinofuranosidase, giving the protein MADRAILNTDIRKGTINKNIYGHFSEHLGRCIYEGIWVGEDSPIPNTNGIRNDVVKALKEIQIPVLRWPGGCFADEYHWKDGIGDREARKRMINTHWGGTVENNHFGTHEFMELCEMLECEPYINGNVGSGTVQEMSEWVEYLTFGGVSPMSELRQQNGHQEPWAVTYFGVGNENWGCGGNMRPEYYADLYRQYQTYVRNYGENRIHRIACGPNVDDYHWMEVLMREATRFMDSITLHYYTIPGPAWENKGAATGFETSEWFSTLEKALRMDELITKHGVIMDKYDPDKRVGLIVDEWGTWYDVEPGTNPGFLYQQNTIRDALVAGVTLNIFHKHSDRVRMANIAQTINVLQAVILTEGEKMLLTPTYHVFNMFKVHQDAELLDLTIDSGTYSFEGSEIPEVSASASVTDAGIIHVSLCNLNHAASATVPLELRGLSGQKVEVTGTTLTGNKIDAHNTFSQPDAVVPQAFTAFTLEGDLLNVELAPMSVTVLEITPKA; this is encoded by the coding sequence ATGGCAGATCGCGCAATCCTTAACACAGACATTCGCAAAGGTACGATAAACAAAAATATTTATGGACACTTCTCTGAGCATCTAGGACGTTGTATTTATGAAGGCATTTGGGTCGGAGAAGATTCACCGATTCCTAACACTAACGGTATTCGTAATGATGTTGTGAAAGCGCTTAAAGAAATACAAATTCCAGTACTTCGCTGGCCGGGTGGATGTTTTGCAGATGAATATCATTGGAAAGATGGTATTGGTGATCGCGAAGCTCGTAAACGTATGATCAATACGCATTGGGGCGGCACGGTTGAGAACAACCATTTTGGTACACATGAATTTATGGAATTATGTGAGATGCTGGAATGTGAACCTTATATCAATGGTAATGTGGGAAGTGGTACGGTTCAAGAGATGTCCGAATGGGTAGAGTATTTAACCTTTGGCGGTGTCTCACCGATGTCTGAGCTTCGCCAGCAGAACGGTCATCAAGAGCCTTGGGCTGTCACTTATTTTGGCGTTGGTAATGAGAATTGGGGCTGCGGCGGGAATATGCGTCCAGAATATTATGCAGATCTTTATCGCCAATATCAGACGTATGTACGTAATTACGGGGAGAATCGTATTCACCGGATCGCTTGTGGTCCTAACGTGGATGATTATCACTGGATGGAAGTTCTAATGCGTGAAGCTACACGCTTTATGGACTCGATTACTCTTCATTATTATACGATTCCTGGTCCAGCATGGGAGAATAAAGGGGCAGCAACAGGCTTTGAAACTAGTGAATGGTTTAGTACTTTAGAGAAGGCCCTTCGCATGGATGAGCTGATTACTAAACATGGTGTTATTATGGACAAATATGACCCAGATAAAAGAGTAGGCCTTATCGTTGACGAATGGGGAACTTGGTATGATGTTGAGCCGGGTACGAATCCAGGATTCCTATATCAACAAAATACAATTCGGGATGCCCTTGTAGCTGGCGTAACCCTGAATATTTTCCATAAACACAGTGACCGGGTACGGATGGCAAATATTGCGCAGACCATTAACGTGCTTCAAGCAGTGATTTTAACCGAAGGAGAAAAAATGCTGCTAACGCCTACCTATCATGTATTCAATATGTTTAAAGTCCATCAGGATGCTGAGTTGTTGGATTTAACAATCGATAGTGGGACTTACAGCTTTGAGGGCAGCGAGATTCCTGAAGTATCTGCTTCAGCTTCCGTAACAGACGCTGGGATCATTCATGTCAGTCTTTGCAACTTGAATCACGCTGCATCAGCTACTGTACCCCTCGAGCTGCGTGGTCTTTCCGGGCAGAAGGTTGAAGTGACAGGCACTACGCTCACAGGTAACAAGATAGATGCTCATAATACATTTAGTCAGCCAGATGCTGTCGTACCGCAAGCTTTTACAGCCTTTACACTTGAAGGTGATCTTCTTAATGTAGAGCTGGCTCCAATGTCAGTAACTGTGCTGGAGATTACGCCGAAGGCATAA
- a CDS encoding DUF421 domain-containing protein: MQAHMDIVLRTVVAMIMLLVIAKILGKQTISNLTFHDFVTGIILGSLAANLAFNKDLKSSYMIVALIVITATSFLLSIIAIKSRRMRSWISGSPTVLIENGKILEGNMKKVRYSLDSLDQALREKEIFNLEVVEYAVLEDNGMVSVLKKQEYQYVTRKDLKLLSVPQSFPVELIMDGVLIEENLENNGLTKEWLENELRRKGKRISDVFYGVRGTQRQLVFDYYEDGINKPIDKE; encoded by the coding sequence ATGCAGGCGCATATGGATATTGTTCTTCGTACTGTGGTCGCTATGATCATGCTGCTAGTGATAGCTAAGATATTGGGTAAACAAACGATTTCTAATTTGACGTTTCATGATTTCGTGACAGGCATTATATTAGGATCGCTTGCGGCAAACCTGGCTTTTAATAAAGACCTGAAGTCGTCATATATGATCGTGGCGCTCATTGTTATCACTGCTACGTCTTTTCTACTATCTATCATCGCTATAAAGAGTCGTAGAATGAGAAGCTGGATCTCAGGATCACCTACGGTACTTATTGAAAACGGGAAAATTCTTGAAGGGAATATGAAAAAGGTAAGGTATTCGCTAGACTCCTTGGATCAGGCACTGAGGGAAAAAGAAATTTTTAATCTGGAGGTAGTAGAGTATGCCGTATTAGAAGATAACGGAATGGTATCCGTCTTAAAGAAACAAGAGTATCAATATGTTACTCGAAAAGATTTGAAGCTTCTTTCGGTTCCTCAGAGCTTTCCCGTTGAGTTAATTATGGATGGCGTCCTCATTGAAGAGAATCTTGAGAATAATGGACTGACCAAAGAATGGCTGGAGAACGAATTAAGACGGAAGGGGAAACGGATCTCCGACGTATTTTACGGGGTAAGAGGAACGCAGCGGCAGCTCGTTTTTGATTATTATGAAGACGGGATAAACAAACCGATTGATAAAGAATAG
- a CDS encoding alpha-L-fucosidase — translation MMESISSKNKSEEQVALPSKEQMEWQDLELGMFCHFGMNTFCDQEWGEGSDSPTVFNPLHLDARQWVSAAKEAGFRYFILTAKHHDGFCLWPTATSTYSVASSPWKEGRGDVVKECEEACREFGLGFGIYLSPWDRHEPCYADPQAYDDFYCLQLQELLTGYGPLTEIWFDGAGSEGRNYDWRRIMDLIKLHQPSAMVFNMGAPTIRWVGNEDGVAPYPCWNTADSARGSMFSEASLNWLPGTPSWVPAECDVPIRKDRWFWHPQEEHLLLSLEQLMDIYYRSVGHGATLLLNVAPDNHGLFPEADVQRLLEFGKEIQRRFGKALAVTAGTGDLIELELPVATVIDHAEIMEDIAYGERVSEYVLEAFSDGAWLELKRGSAIGHKKIDTFPPVCAEKIRLRVPVAAASPKIRRLAVYHCGESLE, via the coding sequence ATGATGGAAAGCATTTCTTCAAAGAACAAGTCCGAAGAGCAAGTAGCTTTGCCTTCTAAGGAACAGATGGAGTGGCAGGATCTGGAGCTGGGGATGTTCTGCCATTTTGGAATGAACACATTTTGCGATCAGGAGTGGGGAGAAGGTAGCGATTCACCTACGGTCTTTAACCCGCTTCATCTGGATGCTCGCCAATGGGTTAGTGCAGCTAAAGAAGCTGGATTCCGTTATTTTATACTGACCGCTAAGCATCATGATGGTTTCTGCCTGTGGCCGACTGCAACGAGTACTTATTCTGTTGCCTCCAGCCCATGGAAAGAAGGGCGAGGCGATGTTGTCAAGGAGTGCGAGGAGGCTTGCCGTGAATTTGGACTAGGCTTCGGCATTTATTTGTCTCCATGGGACAGACATGAGCCATGTTATGCGGATCCGCAAGCATATGATGATTTCTATTGCTTGCAATTGCAGGAGCTCCTTACGGGCTACGGCCCACTTACGGAGATTTGGTTCGACGGCGCAGGATCTGAAGGCCGTAATTACGATTGGCGGCGGATTATGGATCTGATTAAGCTCCATCAGCCAAGCGCCATGGTGTTTAATATGGGGGCACCAACGATTCGCTGGGTTGGCAATGAGGATGGCGTTGCTCCTTATCCATGCTGGAACACTGCGGATTCCGCTCGGGGTAGCATGTTCAGTGAAGCTTCATTGAACTGGCTTCCCGGAACACCGAGCTGGGTGCCTGCGGAATGTGATGTGCCCATCCGTAAAGACCGCTGGTTCTGGCATCCTCAGGAAGAGCATCTGCTGCTGTCTCTGGAGCAGCTAATGGATATTTATTATCGTTCGGTTGGGCATGGGGCGACTTTGCTACTCAATGTGGCGCCTGACAACCACGGGCTGTTTCCAGAGGCCGATGTGCAGCGTCTGCTGGAATTCGGTAAGGAGATTCAACGTAGATTCGGAAAGGCACTAGCCGTAACGGCGGGCACTGGAGATCTTATTGAGCTGGAATTGCCTGTAGCTACTGTGATTGACCACGCCGAGATTATGGAGGACATCGCTTATGGCGAAAGAGTGAGCGAATATGTGCTGGAAGCATTCAGTGACGGAGCGTGGCTGGAGTTGAAACGTGGCAGCGCGATTGGCCATAAGAAAATCGACACCTTCCCTCCGGTATGCGCAGAGAAGATACGACTACGGGTGCCAGTAGCTGCCGCAAGCCCTAAGATTAGACGGCTTGCCGTCTACCACTGTGGGGAATCGTTAGAATAA
- the lspA gene encoding signal peptidase II, with translation MIAMVVILIDQVSKIWIRMNLDIGDSLFFGRWEITHYENSGMAFSLFQGYAWLFGVIAILFVIGVFYYRRMGAWKGRLADMIAGFLVGGAVGNGIDRLVFGQVTDFIMSRSGRGILNLADYAINIGMIMLVLNMAVRFVKKRFWHAH, from the coding sequence ATGATCGCGATGGTCGTGATCTTGATCGATCAGGTCTCGAAAATTTGGATTCGGATGAACCTGGATATCGGAGATAGCTTGTTCTTCGGACGATGGGAGATTACACATTATGAGAATAGCGGGATGGCTTTCAGTTTATTCCAAGGTTATGCGTGGTTATTCGGGGTGATCGCCATCTTGTTCGTCATCGGTGTGTTCTATTATCGCAGAATGGGTGCCTGGAAAGGCCGATTGGCGGATATGATCGCTGGTTTCTTGGTCGGCGGTGCGGTTGGCAACGGGATTGATCGACTGGTGTTCGGGCAGGTCACGGATTTTATCATGTCTCGATCGGGGAGAGGCATTCTCAATTTAGCGGATTATGCGATCAACATCGGGATGATCATGCTCGTCTTAAATATGGCAGTGAGATTCGTGAAGAAGCGGTTCTGGCACGCGCATTGA
- a CDS encoding response regulator transcription factor, whose translation MREKILIADDERDIVGFMRDALQDDGYEVSVAYDGKEVFDRLGETPDLIILDIMMPHLDGLEVCQAIRDRVSCPILFLSARSNEADRIQGLAVGGDDYIVKPFSMQELKARIRAHLRREQRSHLDHQPKLLHHGDLTMDLDSHQVFYQNLPIPLTSREFELFRLLFMHPNQVFSREQIYEKIWGFDAEGEAATITEHIKNIRAKLACAAPEKTFVTTVWGVGYRFERK comes from the coding sequence ATGAGAGAAAAGATACTAATCGCCGATGATGAGCGAGATATCGTCGGATTTATGCGCGATGCGCTTCAGGATGATGGGTATGAGGTATCAGTGGCTTATGACGGCAAGGAAGTGTTCGATCGACTGGGAGAGACGCCCGACTTAATCATCCTGGATATTATGATGCCGCATCTCGATGGGCTCGAAGTATGCCAAGCGATACGTGACCGGGTCTCGTGTCCGATTCTGTTCTTAAGCGCGCGCTCCAATGAAGCGGATCGGATCCAAGGACTCGCCGTCGGTGGCGATGACTATATCGTGAAGCCTTTTAGCATGCAAGAATTGAAGGCGAGAATAAGAGCGCATCTTCGTCGGGAGCAGCGGAGCCATCTTGATCATCAACCGAAGCTGCTGCACCATGGCGATCTCACGATGGATCTGGACAGCCATCAGGTATTCTACCAGAACCTTCCGATTCCGCTGACCAGCCGGGAGTTCGAATTGTTCCGGCTTCTCTTCATGCATCCGAATCAAGTATTCTCGCGGGAACAAATCTATGAGAAGATCTGGGGATTCGATGCGGAGGGAGAAGCAGCCACAATTACCGAACATATCAAAAATATCAGGGCGAAGCTGGCGTGCGCAGCACCGGAGAAGACCTTTGTTACAACGGTATGGGGGGTAGGGTACAGATTCGAAAGGAAGTAA
- a CDS encoding ArsR/SmtB family transcription factor codes for MKLDLSEESLPVYEALASSVRLHLLRLLAENPMNVKELAAAVNLSSAIMTMHVRKLEAAGLIQTHMAPGRSGLQKICTLAAESAEITFPGRQINERKSYRKEIPVGHYSDFMIEPTCGLATTEQVIGSFDDPRYFWDLERMNAGILWFGKGYIEYKIPNFLLSSQQPEELIITMEIASEAPSINNNWPSDITFTLNGVQLGFWTSPGDYGDRRGKYTPAWWPALTNQYGLLKQLRITSKGTFMDGLKLSDVTLDQVNIRNKQWTFKLSVDEEAEHIGGITLFGKGFGNYNDDLIVELFYTDTHE; via the coding sequence ATGAAACTTGACCTGTCGGAAGAATCTCTTCCCGTCTACGAAGCTTTAGCCAGTTCAGTTCGTCTGCACCTGCTGCGCTTGCTTGCCGAGAACCCAATGAATGTCAAGGAATTGGCCGCAGCGGTAAATTTGAGCAGCGCCATTATGACAATGCATGTGCGTAAGCTAGAAGCTGCAGGACTTATCCAGACACATATGGCACCTGGACGAAGTGGTCTGCAAAAGATCTGTACGCTGGCTGCTGAAAGCGCCGAGATCACCTTTCCAGGCAGACAAATTAATGAGCGCAAAAGCTACCGCAAGGAGATTCCTGTTGGGCATTATTCTGACTTCATGATCGAGCCTACCTGCGGTCTTGCCACTACAGAGCAAGTGATTGGCAGCTTTGATGATCCCCGTTATTTCTGGGATCTCGAGCGTATGAATGCTGGTATTCTCTGGTTCGGCAAAGGGTATATCGAATATAAAATTCCTAACTTCCTTCTCTCCAGTCAACAGCCCGAGGAGCTAATCATTACGATGGAGATTGCCTCCGAAGCGCCTTCCATTAATAATAATTGGCCCTCCGACATCACTTTCACACTGAACGGAGTACAGCTTGGATTCTGGACAAGTCCGGGTGACTACGGAGATAGACGTGGTAAATACACGCCAGCTTGGTGGCCAGCACTCACGAATCAATACGGCCTTCTTAAGCAGCTGCGCATTACATCTAAAGGCACGTTTATGGACGGCCTGAAACTGTCCGACGTTACGCTGGATCAAGTGAACATTCGCAACAAGCAATGGACTTTCAAGCTTTCCGTCGATGAAGAGGCCGAGCATATTGGCGGCATTACCCTTTTTGGCAAAGGCTTTGGCAACTATAATGATGATCTAATCGTTGAGCTGTTCTACACAGATACCCATGAATAA
- a CDS encoding sensor histidine kinase, whose translation MRSTGEDLCYNGMGGRVQIRKEVKASRKPLRRQFMGAFTLVLFYSFIGSMLVWGGTLYALINQTDKSILPANYYEQQIPQILGYVDQQKDALLSPSKQNALEHVILTKGMQYQIVNLKGQIVYGWKGQTFVNSPEDVLSKLNRSEKQGGKYINYHPILDSQKKLKGMLVLRYSLSVSSNNPGNGLLVMLILCSLIAPFFFIVLFSFIFARKLGKRLEPSIARIIGGARRIQQNDLNFSVAGAGGSKELIELSDAFEEMRIALEQSLKWEWKLEQERRDMISAIAHDLRTPLTIIQGHVDNLIESGARRPERLEKYLLTIQNSTQRADKMLTELLFMNKIDTPDFVLQYTRADLLAFCERKKDEYALLCREKWIAFDFSYVNRRCDQEQQFLVDTSRLEQVFDNVITNSLRFTPVEGRIEWTVIVEETQITFDMTDTGKGFSALDLRRMFDKFYTGDPSRSLDKGHSGLGLYTAQLLITKHGGHIEAGNRVEGGAQVIITVPCKKA comes from the coding sequence GTGCGCAGCACCGGAGAAGACCTTTGTTACAACGGTATGGGGGGTAGGGTACAGATTCGAAAGGAAGTAAAGGCAAGTCGAAAACCGCTGCGCAGACAGTTTATGGGCGCATTTACACTCGTTCTTTTCTATAGCTTCATCGGCTCGATGCTGGTTTGGGGCGGTACGCTTTATGCTTTGATTAATCAAACGGACAAGAGCATTCTACCAGCCAACTATTATGAGCAGCAAATTCCCCAGATTCTAGGTTATGTAGATCAGCAAAAAGATGCCTTATTATCTCCTTCAAAGCAGAATGCGTTGGAACATGTTATTCTGACGAAAGGCATGCAGTATCAAATCGTGAATCTGAAGGGGCAAATCGTCTACGGCTGGAAGGGGCAGACTTTCGTCAACAGCCCGGAGGATGTGCTAAGCAAGCTGAACCGTAGCGAGAAACAGGGCGGGAAATATATCAATTACCACCCGATCCTTGATTCGCAGAAAAAATTAAAGGGGATGCTGGTGCTACGATACAGTTTAAGTGTATCCTCCAACAACCCTGGAAACGGGCTGCTCGTTATGCTTATTTTGTGCAGTTTGATCGCACCGTTCTTCTTCATCGTCTTGTTCTCTTTTATTTTCGCGAGAAAATTGGGTAAACGGCTCGAACCGTCGATCGCACGGATCATCGGGGGAGCTAGACGAATCCAGCAGAATGACCTGAATTTCTCCGTCGCAGGAGCAGGTGGGTCGAAGGAGCTGATCGAGCTCTCCGATGCCTTCGAAGAGATGCGGATCGCGCTGGAGCAATCCTTGAAGTGGGAGTGGAAGCTGGAGCAGGAGAGACGCGACATGATCTCTGCGATTGCCCATGATTTGCGGACGCCGCTGACGATCATTCAAGGTCATGTAGACAATTTAATCGAGAGCGGTGCACGCCGTCCCGAACGGCTGGAGAAGTACTTGTTAACCATTCAGAACAGTACGCAGCGTGCGGACAAAATGCTGACGGAATTGCTGTTCATGAATAAAATCGACACGCCTGATTTTGTCCTCCAGTATACGAGAGCGGATTTACTCGCCTTCTGTGAGCGGAAAAAAGATGAATACGCATTGTTATGCCGTGAGAAGTGGATTGCTTTTGACTTCTCTTATGTGAATAGGCGATGCGACCAAGAACAGCAGTTTCTTGTGGATACATCACGGTTGGAGCAAGTATTCGATAACGTGATTACCAATAGCTTGCGATTTACGCCAGTGGAGGGAAGGATCGAGTGGACGGTCATCGTAGAGGAGACGCAGATTACCTTTGACATGACGGATACGGGGAAGGGGTTCAGCGCTCTTGATTTGCGGCGGATGTTCGATAAATTCTACACGGGGGATCCGTCTAGATCTCTAGACAAAGGTCATTCCGGGCTTGGATTGTATACAGCACAGTTGCTCATTACAAAGCACGGAGGGCATATCGAAGCAGGAAACCGTGTCGAAGGCGGCGCACAGGTGATCATAACGGTGCCATGTAAAAAAGCCTGA